Proteins encoded within one genomic window of Geotalea daltonii FRC-32:
- a CDS encoding DUF2156 domain-containing protein produces MEIPHYPATAALALAHKPLLDEVFIRLQPKVSELTFANLYLFRAAHGYRLTMVGDALVVLGKGYDGGNYFLPPVAGAAGEALNRLFAEGLHLYGADEAFARQHLQRDDLEVTEDRDNFDYLYLRSDLAELPGNRYHKKKNRINYFAGRHPFTVEPYGNQHRQGASALLDEWQRVHSQTGSGSFLLEVDAAREALFMTEKLGLKGLVVLVEGEVKAFVLGEKLNDQTSVCHFQKADPFLDGLYQLTDREFNRLLFTECTYVNREQDLGEANLRESKLSYHPLELVKKYRAGRRDGRP; encoded by the coding sequence ATGGAAATTCCCCATTATCCGGCTACGGCGGCCTTGGCCCTGGCCCACAAACCTCTCCTGGACGAGGTTTTCATCAGGCTGCAGCCGAAGGTATCGGAACTTACCTTTGCCAACCTTTACCTGTTTCGTGCTGCCCATGGTTATCGGTTGACAATGGTGGGGGATGCGCTGGTGGTGCTCGGGAAGGGGTATGATGGTGGCAATTACTTCCTGCCGCCTGTGGCTGGGGCTGCGGGAGAGGCATTAAACCGGCTCTTTGCCGAGGGCCTGCACCTCTATGGGGCCGATGAAGCCTTTGCCAGGCAACATCTGCAGCGGGACGACCTGGAGGTGACGGAAGACCGGGACAACTTCGACTACCTTTATCTGCGCTCGGACCTGGCCGAGCTGCCGGGCAACCGCTACCACAAGAAAAAGAACCGCATCAATTACTTCGCCGGCAGGCATCCATTTACCGTGGAGCCCTATGGGAATCAGCACCGGCAAGGGGCTTCGGCGCTCCTCGACGAATGGCAACGTGTCCATTCACAGACCGGGAGTGGATCATTCCTGCTTGAAGTGGATGCCGCCCGAGAGGCATTATTCATGACTGAGAAGCTTGGATTAAAAGGACTGGTGGTATTGGTCGAAGGAGAGGTCAAGGCTTTTGTCCTGGGGGAAAAACTCAACGATCAGACCTCTGTCTGTCATTTCCAGAAGGCCGATCCTTTTTTGGATGGGCTCTATCAGCTGACGGATCGCGAATTCAACCGTCTCCTCTTCACCGAATGCACCTATGTCAACCGTGAACAGGACCTGGGGGAGGCGAACTTGCGCGAATCGAAGCTTTCCTATCATCCGCTGGAACTGGTGAAGAAATATCGGGCCGGCAGGAGGGATGGTCGCCCGTGA
- a CDS encoding acyl carrier protein phosphodiesterase: MNFLAHLALSGNRAEIMVGNLMGDFVKGRLDGRFPAGIQFGLELHRRIDRFAEDSEHFIRSRHRIDGRFGLFRGALVDLFYDHFLARNWRLYHKEPLLQFIDTSHRTVCRFSQVLPERLEQRLPELFGSWLPSYREVDGIDVVLKRMSARFKRQNPMAEGAGELQRNYLTLAEDFLLFYPELQTHVENLLGSFQDNE, from the coding sequence GTGAACTTTCTTGCCCACCTGGCACTTTCCGGCAACAGGGCAGAGATCATGGTCGGCAACCTGATGGGGGATTTCGTCAAGGGACGTCTGGATGGGCGCTTTCCTGCCGGGATACAATTCGGGCTGGAACTGCACCGCAGGATCGATCGCTTTGCCGAGGACAGCGAGCACTTTATCAGGAGCCGGCACAGGATAGACGGCCGTTTCGGCCTGTTCAGGGGCGCGTTGGTCGACCTCTTCTACGATCATTTCCTGGCGAGGAACTGGCGCCTCTACCACAAGGAACCTCTGCTGCAGTTTATCGATACAAGCCACAGGACTGTTTGCCGGTTCAGCCAAGTTCTTCCCGAAAGACTGGAACAGCGGCTACCTGAGCTGTTCGGCAGCTGGCTTCCCTCTTACCGGGAGGTGGATGGCATAGATGTGGTGCTGAAGAGGATGTCGGCGCGGTTTAAGCGGCAAAATCCAATGGCGGAGGGGGCCGGTGAGCTGCAAAGGAATTATCTGACGCTGGCAGAGGATTTTCTCCTCTTTTACCCTGAGCTGCAAACCCATGTGGAGAATCTGCTCGGCAGTTTTCAGGATAATGAATAA
- a CDS encoding RNA recognition motif domain-containing protein, which translates to MSKELYVGHISDNASEEDLRKLFSVMGTVTSVHLIVDPETNEFKHCGYVRMASGIDLKEVAETLDGALLVDRVITVSIARPQKPGMSKSGRSGKFGGPKKPGLGSKGSTAPRAGTGSKTRGEAKAGPGKKSAEGSKQIGSAKFTATPRSADSGRKDQRSGHGSKTAARPAGRRKP; encoded by the coding sequence ATGTCAAAGGAACTTTACGTAGGACATATCTCGGACAATGCTTCGGAAGAGGACCTGCGCAAGCTGTTTTCGGTAATGGGCACGGTCACCTCGGTGCACCTGATCGTCGATCCCGAGACCAACGAATTCAAACACTGCGGCTATGTACGCATGGCATCGGGCATAGATCTTAAGGAAGTGGCGGAGACACTGGACGGGGCTTTGCTGGTTGACCGGGTGATCACGGTGAGTATTGCCCGGCCGCAAAAACCGGGCATGTCGAAATCAGGCAGGTCGGGAAAGTTCGGCGGGCCGAAAAAGCCGGGGCTGGGTTCGAAAGGAAGCACGGCACCCAGGGCCGGCACCGGCTCGAAGACACGTGGCGAAGCAAAGGCCGGGCCGGGAAAGAAATCGGCTGAAGGTTCAAAACAGATAGGGAGTGCAAAATTCACAGCCACTCCCCGCAGTGCCGACTCCGGGAGGAAAGATCAAAGGAGCGGGCACGGCAGCAAAACGGCTGCTCGCCCGGCAGGGAGAAGGAAACCCTAG
- a CDS encoding methyl-accepting chemotaxis protein, whose product MGVLSSIATKLKVPVVLQVLLLVVVGFFYLSSQNEVRSRREQAKEMGMIVGRLQSLGVDIQLLLHGQGDLQKVEAELGAQSAQIKKLPIGGRLASPLTGIKAVLQDTSKLFRRNLDIEKEIFQLTALSIEQSDRFIADTSAKLADPSRERSISRLERQVLAGASVNSGTNHNIRALFLRIKVDSSKRKELIAYLDTAISNVTDSRQRLTGTPFMGAAQKALEANQRMRQLALEYQANCDKISVASKEIEKQSSVMREELDSFAAKSMLAGYDFSQVRMVTLLLVISIAAIILAVLTWSLSRSILRPIREMTAVLSNIAQGEGDLTQRLPVNSKDEIGEVCGLFNTFIDKLHGIIGQVAKTATQVASSSGVLFATSGQQATATEEMAAKASTLATASEEMAATISGIAQNCNLAAEHSQLANSAAAAGAQVVESTISGMARIAVNTRLSASTVSALGARSEQIGEIVATIEDIADQTNLLALNAAIEAARAGEQGRGFAVVADEVRALAERTTNATREIGEMIKSIQCETRKAVAVMEEGVSEVDKGTAAAAQSDSALKEIIERMNELSMQVSQVATAAEQQSYTTTEISNNIVQMTQVINQSSRGAQESAAATSQLSGFADNLQSLMGQFRL is encoded by the coding sequence ATGGGGGTATTATCTAGTATCGCTACGAAACTGAAGGTGCCGGTTGTTTTGCAGGTTTTGCTCCTGGTGGTGGTGGGATTTTTCTACCTTTCCAGCCAGAATGAGGTCCGCTCCAGGCGCGAGCAAGCCAAGGAGATGGGGATGATTGTCGGGCGGCTGCAGTCTCTTGGAGTGGATATCCAGTTGCTGCTGCATGGGCAGGGTGACCTGCAGAAGGTGGAGGCCGAACTGGGCGCACAGTCGGCACAGATAAAGAAGCTCCCCATTGGTGGGCGGCTGGCATCTCCCCTTACGGGAATCAAAGCGGTTTTGCAGGATACGTCAAAGCTGTTCCGGCGCAACCTTGACATCGAGAAGGAGATCTTCCAGCTGACCGCCTTATCCATTGAGCAATCGGATCGGTTCATCGCCGATACCAGCGCAAAGCTGGCGGATCCGAGCCGTGAACGGTCCATTTCACGCCTTGAGCGCCAGGTTCTTGCCGGTGCCTCGGTGAACAGCGGCACCAACCACAATATCCGCGCTCTTTTCCTGCGCATAAAGGTGGACAGCAGCAAGCGGAAGGAGTTGATCGCCTACCTGGACACGGCCATCAGCAACGTGACGGACTCCCGGCAACGGCTTACCGGTACCCCGTTCATGGGGGCTGCACAAAAGGCGCTGGAGGCCAATCAGCGGATGCGGCAACTGGCATTGGAATACCAGGCGAACTGCGACAAGATCAGCGTGGCCAGCAAGGAAATCGAAAAACAGAGTAGCGTGATGCGGGAGGAACTTGACAGCTTCGCGGCAAAGAGCATGCTGGCCGGATATGATTTCTCCCAGGTCAGGATGGTGACCCTGCTCCTGGTGATATCTATCGCGGCCATAATTCTGGCGGTGTTGACCTGGTCGCTGTCGCGCAGCATTCTGCGACCGATAAGGGAGATGACGGCGGTATTGAGCAACATCGCCCAGGGAGAGGGGGATCTTACCCAGCGCCTTCCGGTGAACAGCAAAGATGAGATTGGCGAGGTCTGCGGGCTGTTCAACACCTTCATCGACAAGTTGCATGGCATTATCGGCCAGGTTGCCAAGACCGCGACACAGGTTGCCTCCTCGTCCGGCGTGCTTTTCGCCACCTCAGGACAACAGGCCACCGCCACCGAGGAGATGGCAGCCAAAGCAAGTACGTTGGCGACGGCGAGCGAAGAGATGGCGGCCACCATCAGCGGCATTGCTCAAAACTGCAATCTGGCGGCCGAACACTCCCAACTGGCCAACTCTGCCGCCGCTGCCGGCGCCCAGGTGGTGGAGTCGACCATCTCCGGGATGGCACGGATTGCGGTCAACACCCGTCTTTCCGCGAGTACTGTCTCAGCGCTAGGGGCGCGTTCCGAGCAGATCGGTGAAATAGTGGCCACCATCGAGGACATTGCGGACCAGACCAACCTTTTGGCGCTCAATGCCGCCATCGAGGCCGCGCGCGCCGGAGAGCAGGGGCGCGGTTTTGCCGTCGTAGCCGACGAGGTGCGGGCGCTGGCGGAACGGACGACCAATGCCACCAGGGAGATCGGTGAAATGATCAAGAGCATCCAGTGTGAAACCAGAAAGGCTGTCGCTGTGATGGAAGAGGGGGTCTCTGAAGTCGACAAGGGGACCGCTGCCGCCGCCCAGTCAGATTCTGCGCTGAAGGAGATCATTGAAAGGATGAATGAACTTTCGATGCAGGTAAGCCAGGTGGCCACGGCGGCGGAACAGCAGAGCTACACCACCACCGAAATAAGCAACAATATCGTGCAGATGACCCAGGTAATCAACCAAAGTTCGCGCGGGGCACAGGAATCAGCAGCAGCGACCTCCCAGCTCTCCGGTTTTGCCGACAATCTCCAAAGCCTGATGGGGCAGTTCAGGTTGTAG
- a CDS encoding MlaD family protein, giving the protein MKRSDNIGWSQLKAGIFIIFALLFFAGGILLMGEKTKFFVPKGKLSVIMSDVAGLKVGAPVWLAGVDVGIVTDIQFEKPNKTNEVEIVLQVEKSALKKIGKDSAITVKTRGLMGEKYVDVTPSLYITQVPETRLYGTSITKLDDVMQKAGKAFDKFNHSLDKMNRGEGSLGRLATDTKLYDNLVSLTAELDSFAKTANSGQGTLGKLNKSREPYDRLMAILNRTDATMKDIQSSEGTLSKLLHDRELYDKMVALADQSKEAAEDVRELKQRLTSPDGTFGKLLQDREFYDKGMALLERADNSVKAFEDVAIRINSGEGTAGKLVSDQALYDKMNKMIDDMNLLVKDLKENPKRYLKFSVF; this is encoded by the coding sequence ATGAAACGAAGCGATAACATAGGCTGGTCGCAACTGAAAGCCGGAATCTTCATCATTTTCGCCCTGCTCTTTTTCGCCGGCGGGATCCTGCTGATGGGTGAAAAAACCAAGTTTTTCGTCCCCAAGGGAAAACTTTCAGTAATCATGAGCGACGTGGCCGGGCTCAAAGTCGGGGCACCCGTCTGGCTGGCCGGGGTAGACGTGGGCATTGTCACCGATATCCAGTTCGAGAAACCCAACAAGACCAACGAAGTAGAGATTGTCCTGCAGGTGGAAAAGAGCGCTCTGAAGAAGATCGGCAAGGATTCGGCCATCACCGTCAAGACCCGGGGACTCATGGGAGAGAAATATGTGGACGTCACCCCCAGCCTGTACATCACCCAGGTGCCGGAAACCCGCCTCTACGGCACATCCATAACCAAGCTGGACGATGTCATGCAGAAGGCGGGCAAGGCCTTCGACAAGTTTAACCATTCCCTGGACAAGATGAATCGGGGAGAAGGTAGCCTGGGACGTCTTGCCACGGATACCAAGCTTTACGACAACCTGGTCAGCCTCACCGCCGAGTTGGACAGCTTCGCCAAAACCGCCAACAGCGGCCAAGGAACCCTGGGCAAACTCAACAAGAGCCGGGAACCCTATGACCGGCTCATGGCCATCCTCAACCGGACCGATGCCACCATGAAGGACATCCAGTCGTCCGAAGGCACCTTGAGCAAGCTCCTCCACGACCGGGAGCTATACGACAAGATGGTGGCCCTGGCCGACCAGAGCAAGGAGGCCGCCGAAGACGTGCGCGAGTTGAAGCAACGGCTCACCTCACCAGACGGCACCTTTGGCAAGCTCCTCCAGGACCGGGAATTCTACGACAAGGGAATGGCTCTGCTGGAGCGGGCCGACAACTCGGTGAAAGCCTTCGAGGATGTGGCCATCAGGATCAACAGCGGCGAAGGGACCGCCGGCAAGCTGGTGAGCGATCAAGCCCTTTACGATAAGATGAACAAGATGATCGACGACATGAACCTGCTGGTGAAGGACCTGAAGGAGAACCCGAAGAGGTATCTCAAATTTTCGGTGTTTTAG
- a CDS encoding ABC transporter ATP-binding protein has protein sequence MIDIREKGIRMDKVCYSVNGRQILHDFDLFLKPGLNRTILGVSGVGKTTILKLLLGLLPVHSGRVTIDGHDIAGLKQRELIRVRKNIAIVFQGGALFDSMTVGENVGYRLFEEGNLSQGEIEKIVLEKLGFVGLEQTIDLYPAELSGGMKKRVAIARALAADPDYIFFDEPTTGLDPIGVYNICNLMLRLQEEGKTTLMVTHDMDTAFKVSQRFSFLHNARLVFDGTKQELLDFPATETREFFSPSDKSLFANNSTEKVMEHETKR, from the coding sequence GTGATTGATATTCGGGAAAAAGGCATACGCATGGACAAGGTCTGTTACTCGGTCAACGGGCGGCAGATCCTCCATGATTTCGATCTTTTCCTCAAACCGGGGTTAAACCGGACCATTCTCGGCGTCAGCGGCGTCGGCAAGACCACCATTCTCAAGCTGCTCCTGGGACTGCTGCCGGTACATTCCGGCAGGGTCACCATCGATGGCCATGATATCGCCGGGCTCAAGCAGCGGGAGCTGATCCGGGTGCGGAAAAATATCGCCATCGTCTTTCAGGGTGGAGCCCTCTTCGATTCCATGACTGTCGGGGAAAATGTCGGCTACCGGCTTTTTGAGGAAGGGAACCTCTCACAGGGCGAAATAGAGAAGATCGTTCTGGAAAAGCTGGGTTTCGTCGGTCTGGAGCAGACCATAGACCTGTATCCCGCCGAACTGTCCGGGGGAATGAAAAAGCGGGTTGCCATCGCCAGGGCCTTGGCCGCCGATCCCGATTACATCTTCTTCGATGAGCCGACCACCGGCCTCGATCCCATCGGCGTCTACAACATCTGCAACCTGATGCTGCGCCTGCAGGAGGAGGGAAAGACGACGCTGATGGTAACCCACGATATGGATACTGCCTTCAAGGTTTCCCAGCGGTTCTCTTTTCTCCACAACGCCCGGCTGGTCTTTGACGGCACAAAGCAAGAGCTGTTGGACTTTCCGGCCACTGAAACGAGGGAATTCTTCTCCCCCAGCGACAAGTCCCTCTTTGCCAATAATTCAACGGAGAAAGTGATGGAACATGAAACGAAGCGATAA
- a CDS encoding MlaE family ABC transporter permease — MPIKLIENTLKSFVLEVQELFFLSTRAIGCIVTPPFYYRDFTTQLDKIGVGSLFIVILTGLFTGMVMALQALIQLKPFAATSYVGGMVAVTMVKELGPVLSSLMVAGRVGSAITAELGTMVVTEQVDAMQVEGTDIIKRLVTSRLKAIVIAMPLLAIITDAVSLVGGYIMAANYDINIIMYWKSIPQFMVFQDLIEGVVKPAVFGFIIAMVGCHVGLSTNGGAAGVGESAKRAVVISSVSILVTDFFIAKIFIAFRG, encoded by the coding sequence ATGCCCATAAAGCTTATCGAAAACACACTGAAGTCTTTCGTCCTCGAGGTCCAGGAACTCTTTTTTCTATCGACCCGCGCCATTGGCTGCATCGTCACCCCCCCATTCTATTACCGCGACTTCACCACCCAGCTGGACAAGATCGGGGTCGGCTCCCTGTTCATCGTCATCCTCACCGGCCTCTTCACTGGCATGGTCATGGCCCTCCAGGCGCTCATCCAGCTCAAACCCTTTGCCGCCACCAGCTATGTGGGAGGAATGGTGGCAGTTACCATGGTCAAGGAGCTGGGACCGGTGCTCTCTTCTCTGATGGTCGCCGGTAGAGTCGGCTCGGCCATCACCGCCGAACTGGGCACCATGGTCGTCACCGAGCAAGTGGACGCCATGCAGGTGGAAGGCACCGACATCATCAAGCGCCTGGTCACGTCCAGATTAAAGGCAATAGTAATTGCCATGCCGCTTCTGGCAATAATCACCGATGCCGTTTCCCTGGTGGGCGGTTACATCATGGCGGCTAATTATGATATAAACATCATCATGTACTGGAAATCGATCCCCCAGTTCATGGTTTTTCAGGATCTCATCGAAGGGGTAGTCAAGCCCGCCGTCTTTGGCTTCATCATCGCCATGGTCGGCTGCCATGTGGGACTCAGCACCAATGGCGGCGCGGCAGGGGTCGGTGAATCGGCAAAAAGGGCGGTGGTGATTTCATCGGTCAGCATACTGGTCACCGACTTTTTTATAGCCAAGATATTTATTGCCTTCAGGGGATGA
- the lon gene encoding endopeptidase La has protein sequence MTENQSLRMPEMVPLFPLRDMVAFPYMVFPLFITNEEIAVFEEAIPFDNMITLFKLRNESSERLLSSLNEIGTICKINQLTRMAEGGAKVVLEGLARVRLVDMPQENPIPLVRVEQVREFAEKSVVSEALVSSLNALLKIALSYGRPLPDDVMKMIDYIDNPGRLSDLVALYVNLPPDELQKLLETVDPIERLKKVYMSLTAEVQRLQIKGEVQAEVTKKVGKTQKEYLLREQMKQIQEELGEEDDRQTEIKDLRKKLLSAGMPEEVRKIAEKELKRLDKINPASPEYSVSRTYLDYLLNMPWQNATIDNRDINQAEEVLNQDHFDLKKVKERILEYLAVRTLKEKMKGPILCFVGPPGVGKTSLGRSIARALGRKFIRVSLGGMRDEAEIRGHRRTYIGALPGRIIQEIYRAGHNNPVFMLDEVDKIGIDFRGDPASALLEVLDPEQNFSFTDHYLDVPFDLTNVMFITTANILDPVPPALKDRMEVINLSGYTDEEKERIAVTYLIPREIEENGLSKYQPKFSEDAIYKIIRDHTREAGVRNLQRHIGSICRKVAKEITQNKPPREQITQELVEEFLGPRKFFDEVTAEKDRVGVVTGLAWTETGGDIIFVEANRMKGKGDLILTGSLGEIMKESARAALSFVEANCVELKIDPKEFTGMNIHIHVPAGSIPKDGPSAGITMTTALVSLLSGREAQRDVAMTGEVSLTGRVLAIGGLKEKVLAARRAGVKKVIVPERNRKDLEDIPQDVREQLNFIFIEDVREAFVQALK, from the coding sequence ATGACCGAGAACCAGTCGCTGAGAATGCCGGAAATGGTTCCCCTCTTCCCGTTGCGGGACATGGTCGCCTTTCCTTACATGGTTTTCCCCCTCTTCATCACCAATGAGGAAATCGCAGTTTTCGAAGAGGCGATTCCCTTCGACAACATGATCACCCTCTTCAAGCTGAGGAACGAGTCCTCGGAGCGGCTGCTCTCCTCCCTCAACGAAATCGGCACCATCTGTAAGATCAACCAGCTTACCAGGATGGCAGAAGGTGGCGCAAAGGTTGTCCTGGAGGGACTTGCCCGGGTTCGGCTCGTGGATATGCCCCAGGAAAACCCCATTCCCCTGGTGCGGGTGGAACAGGTGCGGGAATTCGCCGAAAAGTCGGTGGTTTCTGAAGCGCTGGTCTCAAGCCTCAACGCCCTCTTGAAAATAGCCCTTTCCTATGGCCGCCCTCTGCCCGATGATGTGATGAAGATGATTGATTACATTGACAATCCCGGCCGGCTCTCGGACCTGGTGGCGCTCTACGTCAACCTCCCCCCTGACGAACTGCAGAAGCTGCTGGAGACTGTCGATCCCATCGAGCGGCTGAAAAAGGTCTACATGAGCCTGACCGCAGAGGTGCAGCGCCTGCAGATAAAGGGGGAAGTCCAGGCCGAAGTGACGAAGAAGGTGGGCAAGACCCAGAAGGAATACTTGCTGCGGGAGCAGATGAAGCAGATCCAGGAAGAGCTGGGCGAAGAGGACGACCGCCAGACGGAAATCAAGGATTTGCGCAAGAAGCTGCTTTCGGCCGGCATGCCCGAAGAGGTGCGCAAGATTGCCGAAAAGGAACTGAAAAGGCTGGACAAGATCAACCCGGCATCACCGGAATACAGCGTCTCGCGTACCTATCTGGATTACCTGCTCAATATGCCGTGGCAGAACGCCACAATCGACAACCGGGACATCAATCAGGCTGAAGAGGTTCTCAACCAGGACCATTTCGATTTGAAAAAGGTGAAGGAGCGGATTCTGGAATACCTGGCGGTGCGAACGCTCAAGGAAAAGATGAAGGGTCCGATTCTCTGCTTCGTCGGCCCTCCGGGTGTGGGCAAGACCAGCCTCGGCCGCTCAATAGCCCGTGCTCTGGGACGCAAATTCATCCGCGTCTCCCTGGGGGGGATGCGGGACGAGGCGGAAATCCGCGGCCACCGGCGCACTTATATCGGTGCCCTTCCCGGCCGTATCATCCAGGAAATCTATCGTGCCGGTCACAACAACCCGGTGTTCATGCTGGACGAGGTGGACAAGATCGGCATCGATTTTCGCGGCGATCCGGCCAGCGCACTTCTTGAAGTGCTGGATCCGGAACAGAATTTTTCCTTCACCGACCATTATCTGGACGTCCCCTTCGATCTGACCAACGTCATGTTCATCACCACCGCCAACATCCTCGATCCGGTGCCCCCTGCCCTAAAGGACAGAATGGAAGTGATCAACCTTTCCGGATACACGGACGAGGAAAAGGAAAGAATCGCCGTAACCTATCTGATTCCCAGGGAGATCGAAGAAAACGGCCTGTCAAAATATCAGCCCAAGTTCAGTGAAGACGCCATCTACAAGATTATCCGCGACCATACCCGCGAGGCAGGTGTCCGCAACCTGCAGCGCCATATCGGCAGCATCTGCCGCAAGGTCGCCAAGGAAATCACCCAGAACAAGCCGCCACGGGAGCAGATCACACAGGAACTTGTGGAGGAATTTCTCGGACCGCGCAAATTCTTCGACGAGGTTACGGCAGAAAAAGACCGGGTCGGCGTCGTCACCGGCCTGGCCTGGACCGAAACCGGCGGCGACATCATCTTCGTCGAGGCGAACCGCATGAAGGGCAAGGGAGACCTGATCCTGACCGGTTCCCTGGGAGAAATCATGAAGGAATCGGCACGGGCCGCCCTCTCCTTTGTCGAGGCAAATTGCGTCGAACTGAAGATCGACCCGAAGGAATTCACCGGCATGAATATCCATATCCACGTGCCGGCCGGCAGTATTCCCAAGGACGGTCCGTCCGCCGGCATCACCATGACCACCGCCCTGGTTTCACTGCTCTCAGGACGTGAAGCCCAGCGGGACGTGGCCATGACCGGCGAAGTCAGCCTTACCGGCCGGGTGCTGGCCATCGGCGGGCTCAAGGAAAAGGTGCTGGCCGCCCGCCGCGCCGGAGTAAAAAAGGTGATCGTACCGGAAAGAAATCGAAAGGATCTGGAAGATATCCCCCAGGACGTACGCGAGCAGCTGAATTTCATCTTCATCGAAGACGTCCGCGAAGCGTTTGTCCAGGCCCTGAAATAG
- a CDS encoding ABC-F family ATP-binding cassette domain-containing protein, with the protein MLHLKQLSKDFAGKPLFTQIDWHLKKGERVGLVGENGAGKSTLMRIIAGQVEHTSGDLQFAKGATVGYLPQDGIVTKGRGLFAEVMTALSELQAIEKELAVLTARLAEMPHEDPGHEGLLYRFGHLQEEFRLKGGYAMEAEVGNVLTGLGFLASDWQKECGEFSGGWQMRIALAKLLLQKPNVLLLDEPTNHLDIEARNWLEGYLQSYPYSVILVSHDRFFLDQVCSRITEVWNHTLTDYHCNYSRYLVLREERVSALREAKRRQDEEVQKIEDFISRFRYKADKAALVQSRIKQLEKIERIVLPPERKRIRFRFPDPPKSGRMVVELKGVRKAYGSNVVLDGIDLTIEKEERVALVGHNGAGKSTLMKVLAGGNFQGGELTLGHNVVRDYFAQDQAQELNGEQSVYEEILADAPFDMVPQLRDILGAFLFSGDDIQKKVSVLSGGERNRLALAKMLLRPSNLLLMDEPTNHLDLFSKEVLLGALAAFSGTVVFVSHDRHFIDGLATRVVEVGDGKINSFMGDYEYYLAKKAEDVPLAEQANQAPPTADQRPATASKEDRLRQREEEKQRQREEKGRQKRLAELEAEIEKTENVLAGLEERMAAPESFADHGTARRMGEEHETLTSRIAALYAEWEGMQS; encoded by the coding sequence ATGCTGCACCTGAAACAACTTTCCAAAGATTTTGCGGGTAAGCCGCTTTTTACCCAGATCGACTGGCACCTGAAGAAGGGGGAGCGGGTCGGCCTGGTCGGCGAGAACGGAGCGGGCAAGTCGACGCTCATGCGCATCATCGCCGGCCAGGTGGAACATACCAGCGGCGATCTCCAGTTCGCCAAAGGAGCAACCGTCGGCTATCTCCCCCAGGACGGCATCGTCACCAAGGGAAGAGGACTCTTTGCCGAAGTGATGACCGCCCTTTCGGAGCTGCAGGCCATCGAAAAGGAACTGGCCGTTCTCACGGCCAGGCTGGCCGAAATGCCCCATGAAGATCCGGGGCACGAAGGACTCCTGTACCGCTTCGGCCATCTCCAGGAGGAGTTCCGCCTCAAGGGGGGCTACGCCATGGAAGCCGAGGTGGGCAATGTCCTCACCGGCCTGGGTTTTCTCGCCAGCGACTGGCAGAAGGAATGCGGCGAGTTTTCCGGTGGCTGGCAGATGCGCATCGCCCTGGCCAAACTTTTGTTGCAAAAGCCCAACGTGCTGCTCTTGGACGAGCCCACCAACCACCTGGACATCGAGGCGCGCAACTGGCTGGAGGGCTACCTCCAGTCCTACCCCTATTCGGTGATCCTCGTTTCCCACGACCGCTTTTTCCTGGATCAGGTCTGCTCCCGCATCACCGAGGTCTGGAACCACACCCTCACCGACTACCACTGCAACTACAGCCGCTATCTTGTCCTGCGGGAAGAGCGGGTTTCGGCCCTGCGGGAGGCGAAACGCCGCCAGGATGAAGAAGTGCAAAAGATCGAGGATTTCATCTCCCGCTTCCGTTACAAGGCGGACAAGGCGGCCCTGGTCCAGTCCCGCATCAAGCAGTTGGAAAAGATCGAGCGGATCGTCCTGCCGCCGGAGCGAAAGAGAATCCGTTTCCGCTTCCCCGATCCGCCCAAGAGCGGCCGGATGGTGGTGGAACTGAAGGGGGTGCGCAAAGCCTACGGCAGCAATGTGGTCCTCGATGGCATCGATCTCACCATAGAAAAGGAAGAACGGGTTGCCCTGGTGGGGCACAACGGTGCCGGCAAGTCTACTCTGATGAAGGTGCTGGCCGGAGGGAATTTCCAGGGGGGAGAGCTGACTCTTGGCCATAACGTCGTCCGCGACTATTTCGCCCAGGATCAGGCCCAGGAGCTGAACGGCGAGCAGAGCGTCTATGAAGAGATCCTGGCCGACGCCCCCTTCGACATGGTGCCGCAGCTGAGGGACATCCTCGGCGCCTTTCTCTTCTCCGGGGACGACATCCAAAAAAAGGTCTCGGTGCTCTCAGGTGGCGAACGCAACCGCCTGGCCCTGGCCAAGATGCTCCTACGCCCCTCCAACCTGCTCCTCATGGACGAACCGACCAACCATCTGGACCTGTTCAGCAAGGAGGTGCTGCTTGGCGCCCTGGCGGCCTTTTCCGGCACCGTAGTCTTCGTTTCCCACGACCGGCACTTTATCGACGGCCTGGCCACCCGGGTTGTGGAGGTTGGGGACGGGAAGATAAACAGCTTCATGGGAGACTATGAGTATTATCTAGCCAAAAAAGCAGAGGATGTGCCTCTGGCAGAGCAAGCCAACCAAGCACCACCGACCGCCGACCAACGACCAGCAACCGCCTCCAAAGAGGACAGACTGCGCCAGCGCGAGGAAGAGAAGCAGCGGCAACGCGAGGAAAAGGGGCGCCAGAAACGCCTGGCTGAGCTGGAAGCCGAAATAGAAAAGACTGAAAACGTGCTTGCCGGGCTGGAAGAGCGAATGGCAGCCCCTGAGTCTTTTGCCGATCATGGGACGGCGCGCCGGATGGGAGAAGAACACGAAACCTTGACCTCCCGCATCGCCGCGCTTTATGCGGAGTGGGAAGGGATGCAATCTTGA